From a single Gammaproteobacteria bacterium genomic region:
- a CDS encoding efflux RND transporter permease subunit: protein MVVPLASLVTLNEVAGPDELNRFDRMRSITVEAALADGVSLGDAVTELGERARARSPHYVAG from the coding sequence ATGGTTGTCCCGCTGGCAAGCCTGGTGACCCTGAATGAGGTGGCCGGACCTGATGAACTCAACCGGTTTGATCGCATGCGTTCTATTACCGTGGAAGCCGCACTGGCGGATGGCGTGTCTTTAGGGGACGCCGTGACGGAGCTGGGTGAAAGGGCGCGCGCACGGTCACCGCATTACGTTGCCGGATGA